The nucleotide sequence TCAGGGAGGTCGGAGATACGAATGTACATCAATCCATCTACAGAGTTGTTGAAAAGTGGGTCGACATTGAAGGCAATGACTTTGGCGTTTTGCTTGATGTACTTTTTAATGAGCACCGGCAAACGCAAGTTTCCTGGTTCGAGTTCGTCGATGAGTTTGTCGAACTTATTGAGGTCGGCTTTGGTTTCGTCGAAAATAAAATCTTTATCCTCGTCTTTGAGTTTTACTTTGAACTCTTTTTTAGGACGTACATACTGTGCAATATAAGGGTCATAGAAGTTCGACTTCATAAACTCTATCATCAGCGATTTAGAAAAGTCAGAGAACTGGTTACTAATACTCACACTTCCCAACAAATATGAGTGTTCCGGATAACGCAAAGTGGTGTGAGCAATCCCTTTCCACAGCAAAAACAGTGGCATAGGTTTCTGCTGATATTCTGAAATGATAAAGGCACGCCCCATCTCGATGGTTTTACTCATCATATCGTATAATTCGGGCTCAAAACGAAACAAATCGTGGGTATAAAAGCCTTCGATGCCATATTTAGGAAATATTTCAGCCCCTAAGCCCATACGGTAAGCTCCTACTATCTTCTTAGCTTCGTTATCCCAAAGGAAAAGATGATGATAATAGAGGTCAAACTTATCTAAGTCAGACGAGGCGTTAGTCCCCTCCCCTACTTCGCGGAAGGTAATTTCACGTAAGCGTCCTATTTCCTTCATTATATTAGGAATCTCTTGATAAGGTGCTAAGAATACCTCGTAGTTGTTGTTTTTGAGCAGTCGGTAATCTTTTTTAGTGATGTTATCAACTTCCTTCTCTATGAGGTCTTGTTTGATAGGCGCTTCTATCTGTTGAGGATTGCTACCGCTCTTGCTTGATTTCAACACGTTAGTGAGTGGTAAAAACTTCTTATCTTGCTCTAAAGCATTGGCTAATATATATGTTTTCTTACGTAAAAATTCGGTAAAATCTTCCAAATCGGTATGCTCATCTTGCATAGCTACCGAAATAGGCTTACCTATGCGTATATAAATAGTGCGTTCTTTCTGTGTAAGCAATTCTGAGGGCAATTTAGCCGTGCGCAACGTATCACTGATACTCGCCAAGAAGTAAAACAACTTACTGTTTTTGGCGTGAAAATAGATAGGCACAATAGGCACTTTCACTTTCTTAGCAAGTTTCATAGCTGCCTCTTCCCAAGGCTTATCCACCATCAGTTGCCCCTCTTTGGTTACCGATACCTCCCCCGCAGGGAAAAGACCTAAGGGTTTACCCTCTTTGAGGTGTGCAATGGTATGCTTAAAACCCACCACGCTAGATTTCGCATCTTTGCGGTCTTCAAAGGGGTTTACCGGCAATACATAAGGCGCTAAAGGCTCAATACGTTGCAAGAGAAAATTCGCCATAATCTTGAAATCAGGACGTTTTTCTAAGAGTAGTTTGAGAAGCAGAATGCCATCAATTCCCCCCAGTGGGTGGTTAGAAATGGTGATAAAAGCCCCTTCTTTGGGGATATTCTTAAAATCCTCTTCGGGTATTTCGAACTTTATTTCAAACTCATCTAACAGTTTGTTGAGGAAGTCTAACCCTTCAAAGTGTTTATTTCGGTTGTAAATAGCATTGAGCTTGGAGATACGGAGCAACTTCATCAGTGCCCATCCTCCAAAAGTACCCAAGAAGCCAAGTTTATCAATATTAATCGCTTTGGCTACTTCTTTGGCACTTACCAATCCTTTATCTTTTTGCTTTCTCATTCTTCTTTAAAGTCTTATGATTGTTTCCCTCTTTGCAGTTGTTTCATTCTTTTCAAGCGTGTCATCACCTCATCGCGATACAAGGCTCTGGTAGCCACTTTGCCTACGGTAAGACCTTGTACTAAAATGGAAAACAATACTACAATATAAGTAATTTGCAACAGTGTTTCTTTAAATCCTCCTTTATCAGCAGGGATAGAGAGTACCAAGGCGATGGATACTCCCCCGCGAATACCCCCCCACACCATTGTGATGAGCGAGCCACGCGAATAGGTAGCTACCTTGCGTAATATCGTTTTGGCAGGAATATAGATTGCCAGTGCACGCCCCAAGAGGCATACGAGAATAGCTACCCCACCTAAAAGGAACTGCTCTGTTAGATTGTCTATCAGTAGCATCTCAAATCCTATGAATAGGAACAAGATAGCATTCATAATCTCGTCTATGATTGCCCAAAACTTTTCAAGGTAATCTTTATTCTCTGCACTGCTGGCTTTCTTGCCTACATTTCCTACAAAAAGTCCTGCAATTACCATTGCCAGAGGCGAAGAAACGTGAGAAGCTTTGGTGATAAGAAAACCACCCATTACCACTGCCAAAGTGACAAGCACACTCACGTGATAGTCATCGGCTTTTTTCATCATTTGAGAAGCTATCCATCCCAAGAGCACTCCGAGGAAAATGCCTCCTCCTGCTTCCAAGAGAAAGAGCTTAGTAATAGCAAAGAACGAAGGCTCAAAAGTGCTATTAGTAGCCAATTTCAGCACTACGGCAAACATTACTACCGCTACCCCATCGTTAAAAAGCGATTCACCCGTAATCTTAGTTTCAATACGTTTAGGTACTTTCACTTGTTTGAGTACTCCCAACACCACAATAGGGTCAGTTGGGGAAATAAGCGTACCAAAAAGCAGACAATAAATGTAAGGAATATGGATATCTACCAAAGGAGCAATGTAGTACAGCAAGACTGATATAAAGAAAGCCGAAAGTACTACACTGATAGTTGCATAAGTAAAAATGGAGATTTTGTAGTTTTTAAGGTCGTTGATATTAATGTGGAGAGCTCCTGCAAAGAGAAGGAAGTTCAACATTGCTCCCATCAGTATTTCGGTGAAGTCAAAGCCTTCTAAAAGCGATTCAAGACGGTGTGCAAGCCCTGTAAATATTTCTCCTCCGAAAAGACGTACGCCTACCGATACCATCATAGCAATCACCATAATACCTATGGTCATAGGCAGTTTTATGTAGCGAACATTCACGTACGAAAACAAGGCTGCTAAGACGATAATTACTGAAAAAGCGTAGTATAACTCCATTAGTACTATTTTATTTTCGGCAAAGGTACAAATAATTTGCTAATTTGCAAATCTGCTAATTTGCTAATTGCTTTTGAAGTCTTTTCTGTCGTTGTTCTACAAGGTCTGAGAAGTTATATAGTAAAGCTGGGGTTTGGTATTCTAATTCACCACTATTGATAGCCCGCAAGATAATTTCCTCTATCCAATAGTCCTCTTCTACATTCATAGGGTCATAGCCTTTTTTTAGAGAAAGGTCGTACAGCCACGCGGTTTTGTTATACCAATAAGCATTCCAACCATTGCGCAGGTCTTTTACCAATTCGTAAGCCGTTTTTCCAGTTTGGCGGTGAATGAGTTTAATGAGAATACGCCCTTGCGAGCGGGAAAGTTTTTTGAGTTCGTCGGTGAAGTGGTCTTCAATATAGCGTTGGGTGCGTTTTACGTACACCTTCTTTTGTCGTTTATTTTGCATAGTATCCATCGTACGTTCCATTGTATAGAGCCGGTCGGCAGCCATTTTGGCATACGGATACACGCGTTTCACCCTACTGCGGAGAAGCAAATAGCGCTTTTGAGCTTCTGCATCTCCAAAGTAATGTTCTTTACCAAAAACACTTACCTCAGCAAGCCGAATAGTATCTCCTGAATAAAATTGCTGGTCAAAAATATAAATAGTATCACGCTTCTGCGAGAAAGAAGTAAAAGGTAAAAAGTAAAAGACAAAAACAGTGATAGCTGGGTAAGTGAATAAAAGGTAATGTTGTATAGATGCAATGATGTATTTCATTCTGATTTTCTTTATTTATTTTTAAAATCTAACGACTTTAACAACATTTGCATTGCAAAAATTGTTCCAACCTTTTACGTTTCACTTTTCTCTTTTCACTTCCCTAACACCGCCATTTTTATTGCTGTAATAGCCGCCTCCACGCCTTTATTACCGAGCTTACCACCACTGCGGTCAAGCGACTGCTGGAAGGTATTATCAGTGAGGACGCAGAAGATAACAGGTACTTCACTTTGTTCCGCATTGAGCTGGGCAATACCTTGGGTAACACCCTGGCACACGAAATCGAAATGACGAGTCTCTCCTTGTATCACACAGCCTATTACAATAATAGCGTCTACCTCGTTAGTATCGAGCATCCGCTTGGCTGCGTGCACTAATTCAAAGCTCCCTGGTACTTCCCATAGGAGTATATTGTCATCAATAGCACCACAATCTTTAAGGGTTTCGATGGCACCATTGCGCATTCCGTAAGTTATCTGCTCATTCCACTGAGAAGTAATAATCCCAAAGCGAAGAGATTCCGCATTTGGGATTATTTTTTTATCGTATTGTGATAAGTTTTTGTTTTCTGTTGCCATTAATTATTGACTAATTTTCCCTATAAGGATATCGATAGTACGTGCTTCTTCTGAGGTAGGGTACTCGTCTTTGATGCGCTCATAATATTTCAAGGCATCGTCTTTTTTACCTTGCAAAGAAGCTACTATTCCTGCTTTTTTCAGGTATAATGGAGTTACGAAGTCATTTTTGCTATGTTCAAAGGCTTTGATATAATATTTCAATGCCTCAGCGTTATTTTTCTGTTGAAGGTAAGCATCACCTATATTTCCGTAAGCCAAAGCTCCGAAAATATCATCGGTAGAGTCAAACTCTTTGAGGTGATTTATTGCGTTGTTATAGTCACGCAAACGCATATAAGCCATACCCATACCGTATTCAGCGAGGTTAGCAGCTTTGGTACCGCTGTAGTTTTCGGCAATTTGCTTAAATCCATATTTTCCTTTTCCACCGTTGATAGCCACTTTAAAGAGGGAATCCTGCGCTCTAGCATCAGTAGCTTCCATCGCTTCATCAAAGAACTGTTGTGCAAAGAAAAGCTCATTAGCAGCATTCTTTTCTCTAGGGGCTTTCACAAACTGTTGGTAAAGCAAATAACCCAAGCCTATCACAGCTACGGCTATGAGAGTTCCAATAATAATCTTCTGATTGCGTTTTACCCAATCTTCGGTGCGAGTAGCGCCTGCATCGAGGGCATCAAACACCTCAGCAGTAGTACTTTCTTTGTGTAATTGAGCCTGTTTTGCTTCGTCTAAATGCTCGGTATCTTTTTGTCTATTAGGTCGGTTGTTGTTCTTTTTGTAAGTTGCCATATATAATTTTCATTAAAGTTCGGCAAAAGTACAACTTTTATTTTAATTAGAAAGCAAAACAGAAAAAATTATTTACTTATCAGTCATT is from Capnocytophaga ochracea DSM 7271 and encodes:
- a CDS encoding cation:proton antiporter — translated: MELYYAFSVIIVLAALFSYVNVRYIKLPMTIGIMVIAMMVSVGVRLFGGEIFTGLAHRLESLLEGFDFTEILMGAMLNFLLFAGALHININDLKNYKISIFTYATISVVLSAFFISVLLYYIAPLVDIHIPYIYCLLFGTLISPTDPIVVLGVLKQVKVPKRIETKITGESLFNDGVAVVMFAVVLKLATNSTFEPSFFAITKLFLLEAGGGIFLGVLLGWIASQMMKKADDYHVSVLVTLAVVMGGFLITKASHVSSPLAMVIAGLFVGNVGKKASSAENKDYLEKFWAIIDEIMNAILFLFIGFEMLLIDNLTEQFLLGGVAILVCLLGRALAIYIPAKTILRKVATYSRGSLITMVWGGIRGGVSIALVLSIPADKGGFKETLLQITYIVVLFSILVQGLTVGKVATRALYRDEVMTRLKRMKQLQRGKQS
- the ribH gene encoding 6,7-dimethyl-8-ribityllumazine synthase, with product MATENKNLSQYDKKIIPNAESLRFGIITSQWNEQITYGMRNGAIETLKDCGAIDDNILLWEVPGSFELVHAAKRMLDTNEVDAIIVIGCVIQGETRHFDFVCQGVTQGIAQLNAEQSEVPVIFCVLTDNTFQQSLDRSGGKLGNKGVEAAITAIKMAVLGK
- a CDS encoding GNAT family N-acyltransferase, producing the protein MRKQKDKGLVSAKEVAKAINIDKLGFLGTFGGWALMKLLRISKLNAIYNRNKHFEGLDFLNKLLDEFEIKFEIPEEDFKNIPKEGAFITISNHPLGGIDGILLLKLLLEKRPDFKIMANFLLQRIEPLAPYVLPVNPFEDRKDAKSSVVGFKHTIAHLKEGKPLGLFPAGEVSVTKEGQLMVDKPWEEAAMKLAKKVKVPIVPIYFHAKNSKLFYFLASISDTLRTAKLPSELLTQKERTIYIRIGKPISVAMQDEHTDLEDFTEFLRKKTYILANALEQDKKFLPLTNVLKSSKSGSNPQQIEAPIKQDLIEKEVDNITKKDYRLLKNNNYEVFLAPYQEIPNIMKEIGRLREITFREVGEGTNASSDLDKFDLYYHHLFLWDNEAKKIVGAYRMGLGAEIFPKYGIEGFYTHDLFRFEPELYDMMSKTIEMGRAFIISEYQQKPMPLFLLWKGIAHTTLRYPEHSYLLGSVSISNQFSDFSKSLMIEFMKSNFYDPYIAQYVRPKKEFKVKLKDEDKDFIFDETKADLNKFDKLIDELEPGNLRLPVLIKKYIKQNAKVIAFNVDPLFNNSVDGLMYIRISDLPESTMKPVIEEFQAELEARMKNNEYE
- a CDS encoding tetratricopeptide repeat protein, with amino-acid sequence MATYKKNNNRPNRQKDTEHLDEAKQAQLHKESTTAEVFDALDAGATRTEDWVKRNQKIIIGTLIAVAVIGLGYLLYQQFVKAPREKNAANELFFAQQFFDEAMEATDARAQDSLFKVAINGGKGKYGFKQIAENYSGTKAANLAEYGMGMAYMRLRDYNNAINHLKEFDSTDDIFGALAYGNIGDAYLQQKNNAEALKYYIKAFEHSKNDFVTPLYLKKAGIVASLQGKKDDALKYYERIKDEYPTSEEARTIDILIGKISQ
- a CDS encoding DUF4294 domain-containing protein — encoded protein: MKYIIASIQHYLLFTYPAITVFVFYFLPFTSFSQKRDTIYIFDQQFYSGDTIRLAEVSVFGKEHYFGDAEAQKRYLLLRSRVKRVYPYAKMAADRLYTMERTMDTMQNKRQKKVYVKRTQRYIEDHFTDELKKLSRSQGRILIKLIHRQTGKTAYELVKDLRNGWNAYWYNKTAWLYDLSLKKGYDPMNVEEDYWIEEIILRAINSGELEYQTPALLYNFSDLVEQRQKRLQKQLAN